In the Chlorobium limicola DSM 245 genome, one interval contains:
- a CDS encoding tetratricopeptide repeat protein, translating into MKTRILPFFLFFFVFVLPVVSAADDFDALFVQAGMKYRKGDFQGASALYTAVLSGNPRSAEAYNNRGLCKAASGDVTGAVADYSEALKLDPSLAAASNNRGLAMAKIGKYHEAVLDYNQALRINAVLPEVYNNLGLARIALGDQSGALDDFNTALALKPFYPEALFNRGCARQKLSEHREALRDFQQVISFRSGYAEPYFYAALSRSAMGDHKGALVDYTKAIAISPSYAEAFAGRALAKIRSGDYRGALDDYDTVIGLQSDNPELYYNRALVKVKLSDYPGAEIDCSLALERNKVYAEAFFLRGIVRSELGNREGMLADLRFSADAGYEPAKKLLKKERDRR; encoded by the coding sequence ATGAAAACTCGCATTCTCCCTTTTTTTCTCTTTTTTTTTGTATTTGTTCTCCCCGTTGTTTCTGCTGCAGACGACTTCGATGCTCTGTTTGTGCAAGCCGGGATGAAATACCGGAAAGGCGATTTTCAGGGCGCATCGGCTCTGTATACTGCCGTGCTGAGCGGCAATCCGCGTTCTGCGGAAGCGTATAACAACCGCGGGCTCTGTAAAGCAGCTTCAGGAGATGTCACCGGCGCTGTTGCTGACTATTCCGAAGCCCTTAAACTCGATCCGTCCCTGGCGGCGGCCTCCAATAACAGGGGCCTCGCAATGGCAAAGATCGGGAAGTATCATGAAGCTGTTCTCGATTATAATCAGGCCCTCCGTATCAATGCCGTTCTGCCTGAAGTGTACAACAATCTCGGATTGGCCAGAATCGCATTGGGAGATCAATCAGGAGCACTCGACGATTTCAATACGGCCCTTGCGCTTAAACCTTTTTATCCCGAAGCGCTTTTTAACAGGGGGTGTGCCCGGCAGAAGCTGTCAGAACACCGGGAAGCTCTTCGGGACTTTCAACAGGTCATATCCTTCAGATCGGGATATGCCGAGCCTTATTTTTATGCTGCGCTTTCACGTTCTGCTATGGGGGATCACAAGGGCGCTCTCGTAGATTATACAAAAGCGATTGCCATTTCTCCCTCATACGCGGAAGCTTTTGCAGGCAGAGCGCTTGCGAAGATCAGAAGCGGTGATTATCGCGGGGCTCTCGACGATTACGATACGGTGATAGGGCTGCAGTCTGATAATCCGGAACTTTACTATAATCGGGCGCTGGTCAAGGTCAAGCTGTCTGACTATCCGGGAGCTGAAATTGACTGTTCACTCGCTCTCGAACGGAACAAGGTATATGCCGAAGCTTTTTTTCTCAGGGGTATCGTTCGGAGTGAACTTGGAAACCGCGAGGGTATGCTTGCCGATTTGCGTTTTTCTGCAGATGCAGGTTATGAGCCGGCAAAGAAGCTGCTGAAAAAAGAACGGGACAGGAGATAG
- a CDS encoding peroxiredoxin: protein MSEHFEDQFYYNEANMPLLGDEFPEMKVQTTHGPMNIPGDLKGSWFVLFSHPADYTPVCTTEFHAFQERMADFDKLGCKLVGMSVDQVFSHIKWVEWIKDNLDTEITFPIVAANDRIAMQLGMLHPGKGSNTVRAVFVGDPEGKVRLILYYPQEIGRNIDEIVRAVKALQVSDANKVAIPANWPINTLLKDRVIIPPANNIEDAKKRPSQYDCYDWWFCHKAL from the coding sequence ATGTCGGAACATTTTGAAGACCAGTTTTATTACAACGAAGCGAACATGCCGCTTCTTGGGGATGAGTTCCCGGAAATGAAAGTCCAGACGACACATGGACCGATGAATATCCCCGGGGATCTCAAGGGATCGTGGTTCGTTCTTTTCAGCCATCCGGCAGACTATACCCCTGTATGCACAACAGAGTTCCATGCATTCCAGGAACGTATGGCGGATTTCGACAAGCTCGGATGCAAGCTTGTCGGCATGTCGGTCGATCAGGTTTTTTCCCATATCAAATGGGTAGAATGGATAAAGGATAATCTGGATACCGAAATCACCTTCCCGATCGTTGCCGCAAATGACAGAATTGCCATGCAGCTCGGCATGCTTCATCCGGGAAAAGGATCGAATACCGTTCGCGCCGTTTTCGTAGGCGATCCTGAAGGGAAAGTGCGCCTTATTCTCTACTACCCCCAGGAAATCGGCAGAAATATCGATGAAATTGTCCGTGCCGTGAAAGCCCTGCAGGTTTCCGACGCCAACAAGGTAGCCATACCTGCAAACTGGCCGATCAACACCCTGCTGAAAGACCGCGTCATCATTCCGCCGGCGAACAATATCGAGGATGCGAAAAAACGTCCGTCTCAGTACGACTGTTACGACTGGTGGTTCTGCCACAAAGCGCTCTGA
- a CDS encoding CDP-alcohol phosphatidyltransferase family protein, protein MEGHIFNLPNFLSFLRILLIPWFLYYYHSGNLTVAITLMVVAVLSDWFDGRAARWTNEVSEMGKILDPLADKLCLASVALYFLWIGELPFWFVSFVVLRDLLIFSGAAYIRYRHGVLTTSLWPGKWAVGFVSMMFVTMVWPHPVFESYPFKEFFMYLSVLMLTYSFIEYGIRFYRIQRGEG, encoded by the coding sequence GTGGAAGGGCATATTTTCAATCTGCCGAATTTTCTCAGTTTTTTGAGAATTCTGTTGATTCCGTGGTTTCTCTACTACTATCATTCAGGAAATCTCACGGTCGCCATTACGCTGATGGTTGTTGCCGTGTTGAGCGACTGGTTCGACGGCCGTGCGGCGCGCTGGACCAATGAGGTTTCTGAAATGGGCAAAATTCTCGATCCGCTGGCCGACAAGCTCTGTCTTGCCAGTGTGGCACTCTACTTCCTCTGGATTGGGGAGCTTCCGTTCTGGTTTGTGTCGTTTGTCGTTCTGCGCGATCTGTTGATTTTTTCCGGCGCGGCTTACATCCGTTACCGGCACGGTGTGCTTACGACGTCGCTCTGGCCCGGGAAATGGGCGGTAGGTTTTGTGTCGATGATGTTTGTTACCATGGTCTGGCCCCACCCTGTTTTCGAATCGTACCCCTTCAAGGAATTTTTCATGTATCTCTCCGTGCTCATGCTCACCTATTCGTTTATAGAGTATGGGATAAGGTTTTATCGGATACAGAGAGGGGAGGGCTGA
- the ruvC gene encoding crossover junction endodeoxyribonuclease RuvC, which translates to MVVLGVDPGSLHTGYGVIRYDNAGFHLLGCGVIRLHRRKSYFERIGEIYRELDSVIGGYAPVRLALETVFLNKNVQSALKLGQVRGAVIALAMNHRLELSEYAPREVKAAVTGRGAASKEQVAFMVTRMLKITGNPATHDVTDALAIALCDLLKTGMGSAAVPQSVVSSGSAGKKNWAQFVQSNPGMVVR; encoded by the coding sequence ATGGTTGTGCTTGGCGTTGATCCCGGTAGCCTGCATACCGGATATGGGGTTATCAGGTATGACAACGCCGGGTTTCATCTCCTTGGTTGCGGAGTAATTCGTCTTCATCGCCGAAAGAGCTATTTCGAACGTATAGGGGAGATTTATCGGGAGCTCGATTCGGTGATCGGGGGTTATGCTCCTGTCCGTCTGGCGCTTGAAACCGTGTTTTTAAACAAGAATGTTCAGTCGGCCCTCAAGCTTGGTCAGGTACGGGGTGCCGTTATCGCACTGGCGATGAATCACCGGCTTGAACTGAGCGAGTATGCTCCCCGCGAGGTCAAGGCCGCCGTTACGGGAAGAGGTGCGGCAAGTAAAGAGCAGGTTGCTTTTATGGTAACGCGTATGTTGAAGATTACCGGAAATCCGGCTACACACGATGTTACCGATGCTCTTGCTATTGCGCTCTGTGATCTTCTGAAAACGGGCATGGGGAGTGCTGCTGTTCCGCAGTCCGTTGTTTCTTCAGGTTCAGCCGGGAAAAAAAACTGGGCGCAGTTTGTTCAGTCCAATCCCGGTATGGTGGTGCGCTGA
- a CDS encoding YebC/PmpR family DNA-binding transcriptional regulator, with amino-acid sequence MSGHSKWATIKRKKAATDQKRGNLFTKLVKEITISAKMGGGDPSGNPRLRLAVDTARANSMPMDNIQRAIKKGTGELDGATYDEITYEGYGPAGIALIIETATDNRNRTVADIRHIMSRNNGSLGESGSVSWMFQRKGSLDVPKSAMQEDALMELLLDAGLEDLDGDDEVYYTVVTDIRDLENAKKALDEAGIAYENAKVDLIPENYIELEADDAEKVIRLIDALENNDDVQVVYTNMEISEKAMDSLNG; translated from the coding sequence ATGTCAGGACACAGTAAATGGGCAACCATTAAAAGAAAAAAAGCAGCAACCGATCAGAAACGAGGCAATCTGTTCACCAAGCTGGTCAAGGAGATAACCATATCCGCCAAAATGGGGGGAGGGGATCCCTCCGGAAATCCCAGGCTGCGTCTTGCTGTCGATACAGCACGGGCAAACTCCATGCCTATGGATAATATCCAGAGGGCTATAAAAAAGGGTACAGGCGAACTTGATGGGGCCACGTATGATGAAATTACCTATGAGGGTTACGGCCCGGCAGGAATCGCTCTGATCATCGAAACCGCTACTGATAACCGTAACAGAACCGTTGCAGATATCCGCCATATCATGAGCCGTAATAACGGTTCGTTAGGCGAGAGCGGCAGCGTGAGCTGGATGTTTCAGCGTAAAGGGTCTCTCGATGTGCCGAAAAGCGCCATGCAGGAGGATGCCTTGATGGAACTGCTGCTCGATGCCGGTCTGGAAGACCTCGACGGCGATGATGAGGTATATTATACCGTTGTAACTGATATAAGGGATCTTGAGAACGCGAAAAAAGCCCTTGATGAAGCGGGTATCGCCTATGAAAATGCAAAAGTTGATCTTATTCCGGAAAACTATATCGAACTTGAGGCCGACGATGCCGAAAAGGTGATCAGGTTGATCGATGCGCTGGAAAATAATGATGATGTTCAGGTGGTGTACACGAATATGGAAATCAGTGAAAAGGCAATGGACAGTTTAAACGGATAG